A region of Nocardioides sp. JS614 DNA encodes the following proteins:
- a CDS encoding MMPL family transporter translates to MSTITTPPDVDPEIGYRPGPLGRLGVWVTHHTRATAVVWLLVIVGLGAFAPKVEAELSGAGWQADGSESVAARELAQEHFGGNASSAIQVVVHSSKIPLDSSSGQRILDRATALLEEDPRIAEVVQPQPGATLSEDGRTAVLLAGAAADPNEMVRAADDLKGPLQDLSTAGIQVNPTGASLLWSDFNEANLDAMLKSEMFSWPVTLAILVLAFGALVAAGLPLILTLAGLVASAGSLVLINQVVPVSIWAMNFAMMFALALGIDYALFLVVRFRAARMGHHESPRQAIAETMDTAGKAVLLSGATVLISLSAVMLVPSPSFRSMAGGIMLSVVFVLAATLTLLPLVLHLLDQRINKLALPWVHTGEHRSPKFAAWGERLWKRPIVFGLAALFILLALAAPILGLKTAMPSIKVLPEDASARVGYDLVQESFGEGAPGTLQVVTTGADAEATYDALGADPGIAAAMPPMPAPDGTDHVLIQAVPTVDPSDPGLGATVDRLRADLPESAIVGGAAVENLDLKSQLDDSTPLVIGVILALGFLLLLVALQAPLIALLGTLASLLSTAAAFGVARLIFQEGWGSGLLGFESQGFLDAWAPVFFFAMIFAIAMDYTVFLLASAKEHFEHTGDPKDAMVGSLAHSGRVIFAAGAVMVAVFFTFALSGPLPPKEMGVVLGVAVLLDAFLVRLVLLPVLLRLTGRAAWYVPRWLDRVLPDVRFSHS, encoded by the coding sequence ATGTCCACCATCACGACGCCCCCTGACGTCGACCCCGAGATCGGCTACCGGCCCGGCCCCCTGGGCCGGCTCGGCGTGTGGGTCACCCATCACACCCGAGCGACCGCGGTCGTGTGGCTGCTGGTCATCGTCGGCCTCGGCGCCTTCGCGCCCAAGGTCGAGGCCGAGCTGTCCGGCGCCGGCTGGCAGGCCGACGGCTCGGAGTCCGTGGCCGCCCGCGAGCTCGCCCAGGAGCACTTCGGCGGCAACGCCAGCTCCGCGATCCAGGTCGTCGTGCACAGCTCGAAGATTCCGCTGGACAGCTCCTCCGGACAGCGGATCCTGGACCGGGCCACCGCCCTGCTCGAGGAGGACCCGCGGATCGCCGAGGTCGTCCAGCCACAGCCCGGGGCCACGCTGAGCGAGGACGGCCGGACCGCCGTGCTGCTCGCCGGGGCGGCCGCCGACCCCAACGAGATGGTGCGCGCCGCGGACGACCTCAAGGGCCCGCTCCAGGACCTCTCGACCGCCGGCATCCAGGTGAACCCGACCGGCGCCTCCTTGCTCTGGTCGGACTTCAACGAGGCGAACCTGGACGCGATGCTGAAGTCGGAGATGTTCTCCTGGCCGGTCACCCTCGCGATCCTGGTGCTCGCCTTCGGCGCCCTCGTCGCCGCCGGGCTGCCGCTCATCCTGACCCTCGCCGGGCTGGTCGCCTCGGCCGGCTCGCTGGTGCTGATCAACCAGGTCGTCCCGGTCTCCATCTGGGCGATGAACTTCGCGATGATGTTCGCGCTCGCCCTGGGCATCGACTATGCGCTGTTCCTCGTCGTGCGGTTCCGGGCGGCCCGGATGGGCCACCACGAGAGCCCCCGCCAGGCGATCGCCGAGACCATGGACACCGCCGGCAAGGCCGTGCTGCTCTCCGGCGCCACGGTGCTGATCTCCCTGTCCGCGGTGATGCTGGTGCCGTCGCCGTCGTTCCGGTCGATGGCGGGCGGGATCATGCTCTCGGTGGTCTTCGTGCTCGCCGCGACGCTCACCTTGCTCCCGCTCGTGCTGCACCTCCTCGACCAACGGATCAACAAGCTCGCGCTGCCGTGGGTGCACACCGGTGAGCACCGGTCCCCGAAGTTCGCGGCCTGGGGTGAGCGGCTGTGGAAGCGCCCGATCGTGTTCGGGCTGGCCGCGCTGTTCATCCTGCTCGCCCTCGCCGCCCCGATCCTCGGCCTGAAGACCGCGATGCCCTCGATCAAGGTGCTGCCCGAGGACGCCAGCGCCCGGGTCGGCTACGACCTGGTGCAGGAGAGCTTCGGCGAGGGCGCGCCCGGCACCCTCCAGGTGGTGACGACCGGCGCCGACGCGGAGGCGACGTACGACGCCCTCGGCGCCGACCCGGGCATCGCCGCCGCGATGCCGCCGATGCCCGCGCCGGACGGCACCGACCACGTGCTGATCCAGGCGGTGCCCACCGTCGACCCGTCCGACCCCGGGCTCGGCGCGACCGTCGACCGGCTGCGCGCCGACCTCCCCGAGTCCGCGATCGTCGGCGGGGCCGCGGTCGAGAACCTCGACCTGAAGTCCCAGCTCGACGATTCGACCCCGCTGGTGATCGGCGTGATCCTGGCGCTCGGCTTCCTGCTCCTCCTGGTCGCGCTCCAGGCGCCGCTGATCGCGCTGCTCGGGACGCTGGCCAGCCTGCTCTCGACCGCGGCGGCCTTCGGGGTCGCGCGGCTGATCTTCCAGGAGGGCTGGGGCTCGGGCCTGCTGGGCTTCGAGAGCCAGGGCTTCCTCGACGCCTGGGCGCCGGTGTTCTTCTTCGCGATGATCTTCGCGATCGCGATGGACTACACCGTCTTCCTGCTGGCCTCCGCCAAGGAGCACTTCGAGCACACCGGCGACCCGAAGGACGCCATGGTCGGCTCGCTCGCGCACTCCGGCCGGGTGATCTTCGCCGCCGGAGCGGTCATGGTCGCCGTGTTCTTCACGTTCGCGCTGTCCGGACCGCTCCCGCCGAAGGAGATGGGCGTCGTGCTCGGCGTCGCCGTCCTGCTGGACGCGTTCCTGGTCCGCCTGGTGCTGCTCCCGGTGCTGCTGCGGCTCACGGGCCGCGCGGCCTGGTACGTGCCCCGCTGGCTCGACCGGGTGCTCCCCGACGTCCGCTTCTCGCACAGCTGA
- a CDS encoding vWA domain-containing protein: MQFTTSRAIVRRLVPAAAGAAVLATVASSAALAAPGVTPAHYTDALDPGSTVTITKTVETPPIPPRPDIVFLADTTGSMGGSIANVRSNANAILAQIQAAQPTARFAVAEYKDESDGPAAVFHVDQQLTDSTADVVAGINAWSASGGGDAPEAWIGALGRIPSSIDFRPDGTRVLVMFGDAPSHDPSLGFTLGSATSGLQASGVRVIAIDVPGTAGGLDALGQATHVTSQTGGSLAAADPDQVASTILSELQNLPAVVTHDTTCDPGASLSFDQASRTVTSGDSTTFDETITVAGDAVQGSVLTCTTRFLVNGELPGPEFVQTVEIAVNDVTPPVVTVESKTVEATGPDGATVGYTSSATDNVDGPLTPTCTPASGSLFGLGATTVTCAATDAAGNTGTGTGTITVVDTTPPSVGCPEAENPGGQVPGAHNEDGFFRLEASDIVDGDVDVYLRDTGSGTVFGPYASGQRVKYTENGAKPSVKTMPSGILHITGTGDAEVYAVDFSGNTSAPAACLVPQPPK; encoded by the coding sequence ATGCAGTTCACCACCTCTCGGGCGATCGTGCGTCGCCTCGTCCCGGCGGCCGCCGGTGCCGCCGTCCTCGCCACCGTGGCCTCGTCCGCGGCCCTCGCCGCTCCGGGGGTGACCCCGGCGCACTACACCGACGCCCTGGACCCGGGCAGCACGGTGACGATCACCAAGACCGTCGAGACCCCACCGATCCCGCCGCGTCCCGACATCGTGTTCCTGGCCGACACGACCGGCAGCATGGGCGGCAGCATCGCCAACGTCCGCAGCAACGCGAACGCGATCCTGGCCCAGATCCAGGCCGCACAGCCCACGGCCCGGTTCGCGGTCGCGGAGTACAAGGACGAGTCCGACGGGCCCGCCGCGGTCTTCCACGTCGACCAGCAGCTCACCGACAGCACCGCGGACGTGGTCGCCGGTATCAACGCCTGGTCCGCCTCCGGCGGCGGCGACGCCCCCGAGGCGTGGATCGGCGCGCTCGGCCGGATCCCGTCGAGCATCGACTTCCGTCCCGACGGCACCCGGGTGCTGGTGATGTTCGGCGACGCGCCCAGCCACGACCCGTCACTGGGCTTCACCCTCGGGTCCGCGACCAGCGGCCTGCAGGCCAGCGGTGTCCGGGTGATCGCCATCGACGTGCCCGGCACCGCCGGCGGCCTCGATGCGCTCGGCCAGGCCACCCACGTGACCTCGCAGACCGGCGGCTCGCTCGCCGCGGCCGACCCCGACCAGGTCGCGAGCACGATCCTCAGCGAGCTGCAGAACCTGCCCGCCGTGGTCACCCACGACACCACCTGTGACCCCGGGGCGTCGCTGTCCTTCGACCAGGCCAGCCGCACGGTGACCTCCGGTGACAGCACGACGTTCGACGAGACCATCACCGTCGCCGGTGACGCCGTGCAGGGCAGCGTGCTCACCTGCACCACGCGGTTCCTCGTCAACGGCGAGCTCCCGGGACCCGAGTTCGTCCAGACCGTGGAGATCGCGGTCAACGACGTCACCCCGCCGGTCGTGACCGTCGAGAGCAAGACCGTCGAGGCCACCGGGCCCGACGGTGCGACGGTCGGCTACACGTCCTCGGCGACCGACAACGTCGACGGGCCGCTCACCCCGACCTGCACGCCGGCCTCGGGCAGCCTGTTCGGGCTCGGCGCGACGACCGTGACCTGCGCGGCCACGGACGCGGCCGGCAACACCGGCACCGGCACCGGCACGATCACCGTCGTCGACACCACGCCCCCGTCGGTCGGGTGCCCGGAGGCGGAGAACCCGGGCGGTCAGGTTCCGGGCGCGCACAACGAGGACGGCTTCTTCCGGCTCGAGGCGAGCGACATCGTCGACGGCGACGTGGACGTCTACCTGCGCGACACCGGCAGCGGGACCGTCTTCGGGCCGTACGCGTCGGGCCAGCGGGTCAAGTACACCGAGAACGGCGCCAAGCCCTCGGTGAAGACGATGCCGAGCGGCATCCTGCACATCACCGGCACCGGTGACGCCGAGGTGTACGCCGTCGACTTCAGCGGCAACACGTCCGCACCGGCGGCCTGCCTCGTCCCGCAGCCGCCCAAGTAG
- a CDS encoding carboxyl transferase domain-containing protein, whose translation MKELVDELRERLATARQGGSEKARRKHTDRGKLLVRDRVDRLLDPGSPFLELSPLAADGMYGGAVPSAGVVTGIGRVSGREVVVVANDATVKGGTYYPMTVKKHLRAQTVAADNRLPCVYLVDSGGAFLPMQDEVFPDREHFGRIFFNQANLSARGIPQIASVMGSCTAGGAYVPAMSDETVIVRNQGTIFLGGPPLVKAATGEVVTAEELGGGDVHARTSGVADHLAEDDAHALAIVRSIVETVGPRAAAPWEVHPVEEPHEDPTSLYDVIPADTRTPYDVREVIRRVVDGSRFHEFKKLYGETLVTGFARVWGHPVGIVANNGILFSESSLKGAHFIELCNQRGIPLVFLQNITGFMVGKEYENGGIAKDGAKLVTAVACSVVPKFTVVIGGSFGAGNYGMCGRAYDPRFLWMWPNARISVMGGEQAASVLATVAGRPDDEEFKAPIREQYETQGSPYYSTARLWDDGIIDPADTRRVLGMGLAAAANAPVPAPTYGIFRM comes from the coding sequence ATGAAGGAGCTGGTGGACGAGCTGCGCGAGCGGCTCGCGACCGCCCGGCAGGGCGGCAGCGAGAAGGCCCGCCGCAAGCACACCGACCGCGGCAAGCTGCTGGTGCGCGACCGGGTCGACCGCCTCCTCGATCCCGGCAGCCCGTTCCTGGAGCTCAGCCCGCTGGCGGCCGACGGGATGTACGGCGGCGCCGTACCGTCGGCCGGCGTCGTGACGGGCATCGGCCGGGTGAGCGGCCGCGAGGTCGTGGTGGTCGCCAACGACGCCACGGTCAAGGGCGGCACCTACTACCCGATGACGGTCAAGAAGCACCTGCGCGCGCAGACGGTCGCCGCCGACAACCGGCTGCCGTGCGTCTACCTGGTCGACTCCGGCGGGGCGTTCTTGCCGATGCAGGACGAGGTGTTCCCCGACCGCGAGCACTTCGGGCGGATCTTCTTCAACCAGGCGAACCTGTCGGCCCGCGGGATCCCGCAGATCGCCAGCGTGATGGGCTCGTGCACCGCCGGCGGCGCCTACGTCCCCGCGATGTCCGACGAGACCGTGATCGTGCGCAACCAGGGCACGATCTTCCTCGGCGGCCCCCCGCTGGTGAAGGCCGCGACCGGTGAGGTGGTGACGGCCGAGGAGCTCGGCGGCGGCGACGTGCACGCGCGCACCTCCGGCGTGGCCGACCATTTGGCCGAGGACGACGCGCACGCGCTGGCGATCGTGCGCAGCATCGTCGAGACCGTGGGCCCGCGCGCGGCCGCGCCGTGGGAGGTCCATCCGGTCGAGGAGCCGCACGAGGACCCGACCAGCCTGTACGACGTGATCCCCGCGGACACCAGGACGCCGTACGACGTGCGCGAGGTGATCCGCCGGGTCGTGGACGGCAGCCGGTTCCACGAGTTCAAGAAGCTGTACGGCGAGACCCTGGTCACCGGCTTCGCCCGGGTCTGGGGCCACCCGGTCGGCATCGTCGCCAACAACGGCATCCTCTTCAGCGAGTCCTCGCTGAAGGGCGCCCACTTCATCGAGCTGTGCAACCAGCGCGGCATCCCGCTGGTCTTCCTGCAGAACATCACCGGCTTCATGGTCGGCAAGGAGTACGAGAACGGCGGCATCGCCAAGGACGGCGCCAAGCTCGTCACGGCCGTCGCCTGCTCGGTGGTGCCGAAGTTCACCGTCGTCATCGGCGGCTCGTTCGGCGCCGGCAACTACGGCATGTGCGGGCGCGCCTACGACCCGAGGTTCCTGTGGATGTGGCCGAACGCCCGGATCTCGGTGATGGGCGGCGAGCAGGCCGCCTCGGTGCTGGCGACCGTCGCCGGGCGTCCCGACGACGAGGAGTTCAAGGCGCCGATCCGCGAGCAGTACGAGACCCAGGGCTCGCCGTACTACTCGACAGCGAGGCTGTGGGACGACGGGATCATCGACCCCGCCGACACCCGCCGCGTCCTCGGCATGGGCCTCGCGGCCGCGGCCAACGCGCCGGTCCCGGCTCCCACCTACGGCATCTTCCGGATGTGA
- a CDS encoding acetyl/propionyl/methylcrotonyl-CoA carboxylase subunit alpha: MTNSLAAVLESVLVANRGEIALRVMRACRKYGVRTIAIYTDLDVDAPHVRAADDAVHVSSYLDIDAVVAAAVASGATAVHPGYGFLSERSAFVRAVEAAGVVFVGPPADVMDKMGRKDAAREIAVAAGVPVVPRGEDAGFPVLVKAAAGGGGKGMRVVREEADLEEAKAAAAREALAAFGDDTLLIEKYVERGRHIEVQIMADAHGHVVHLDERDCSTQRRHQKVLEEAPAPTISPEVRELVTSSAVALAKQVGYVNAGTVEFLVDDDTGEAYFLEMNTRLQVEHPVTELIHHDLDLVLHQLLVALGHPLEIEQDNVRPSGHAIEARVYAEDSFGGFLPQAGRTSIVRWPAGVRVDHALEPDQVVSTSYDPMLGKVIVHGPDRESARRALVDALDRTAILGLTTNVGFLRALVASEEFRDAAIDTAWLDRNSVPAPDDDLPRVFVAWVSAMLAAGHDSGQPFRADGWRSGADPAPTIVELDRPVVVDRFAGLVDGRAVRQVAAADHVLTLEVDGRVHSAVVNVQPHVAEVVHHGQRFVFERPDVFGDHAVDVGDGAIAAPMPGTVLDVRVEPGATVVAGDVLGVLEAMKMELTLKAPFDGTVSQVGATIGAQVALGARLFVVEPHAEAEEEEAG; encoded by the coding sequence ATGACGAATTCCCTCGCAGCAGTCCTGGAGTCCGTGCTCGTCGCCAACCGCGGCGAGATCGCGCTGCGCGTCATGCGCGCCTGCCGGAAGTACGGCGTGCGGACGATCGCGATCTACACCGACCTCGACGTCGACGCGCCGCACGTCCGGGCCGCGGACGATGCCGTGCACGTCTCGAGCTACCTGGACATCGACGCGGTCGTCGCCGCCGCCGTTGCGAGCGGGGCCACCGCGGTGCACCCCGGCTACGGCTTCCTCTCGGAACGGTCCGCGTTCGTTCGTGCGGTCGAGGCCGCCGGTGTCGTCTTCGTCGGACCGCCCGCCGACGTCATGGACAAGATGGGCCGCAAGGACGCCGCCCGCGAGATCGCGGTCGCGGCCGGCGTGCCGGTCGTGCCGCGGGGCGAGGACGCGGGCTTTCCCGTCCTGGTGAAGGCCGCCGCCGGAGGCGGCGGCAAGGGCATGCGCGTCGTTCGTGAGGAGGCCGACCTCGAGGAGGCCAAGGCCGCCGCGGCCCGCGAGGCGCTCGCCGCGTTCGGCGACGACACCCTCCTGATCGAGAAGTACGTCGAGCGCGGCCGGCACATCGAGGTCCAGATCATGGCCGACGCGCACGGCCACGTGGTCCACCTCGACGAGCGGGACTGCTCCACCCAGCGCCGGCACCAGAAGGTGCTCGAGGAGGCGCCCGCGCCGACCATCAGCCCCGAGGTCCGCGAGCTGGTCACCAGCAGCGCCGTGGCTCTGGCCAAGCAGGTGGGCTACGTGAACGCCGGCACCGTCGAGTTCCTCGTCGACGACGACACGGGTGAGGCGTACTTCCTGGAGATGAACACCCGGCTCCAGGTCGAGCACCCCGTCACCGAGCTGATCCACCACGACCTGGACCTCGTCCTCCACCAGCTCCTCGTCGCGCTCGGGCACCCCCTGGAGATCGAGCAGGACAACGTCCGGCCGTCCGGGCACGCGATCGAGGCGCGGGTGTACGCCGAGGACTCCTTCGGCGGCTTCCTGCCCCAGGCCGGGCGCACGTCGATCGTGCGCTGGCCGGCCGGGGTCCGCGTGGACCACGCGCTCGAGCCCGACCAGGTCGTCAGCACGTCGTACGACCCGATGCTTGGCAAGGTCATCGTGCACGGCCCCGACCGAGAGTCCGCGCGCCGCGCCCTGGTCGACGCGCTGGACCGGACCGCGATCCTCGGGCTCACGACCAACGTCGGGTTCCTGCGCGCGCTGGTGGCGAGCGAGGAGTTCCGCGACGCCGCCATCGACACCGCCTGGCTGGACCGCAACAGCGTCCCGGCGCCCGACGACGACCTGCCGCGGGTCTTCGTCGCCTGGGTGAGCGCGATGCTTGCCGCCGGGCACGACAGCGGGCAGCCGTTCCGGGCCGATGGCTGGCGCTCCGGCGCCGACCCCGCGCCGACCATCGTCGAGCTCGACCGGCCGGTCGTGGTCGACCGGTTCGCGGGCCTGGTCGACGGCCGTGCGGTGCGGCAGGTCGCGGCCGCCGATCACGTCCTCACCCTCGAGGTCGACGGGCGCGTGCACTCGGCGGTCGTCAACGTGCAGCCACACGTCGCCGAGGTCGTCCACCACGGCCAGCGCTTCGTGTTCGAGCGGCCCGACGTGTTCGGTGACCACGCGGTCGACGTCGGCGACGGGGCGATCGCCGCACCGATGCCGGGTACCGTCTTGGACGTCCGCGTCGAGCCCGGCGCGACCGTCGTCGCCGGCGACGTGCTCGGCGTCCTGGAGGCGATGAAGATGGAGCTGACCCTCAAGGCGCCCTTCGACGGCACGGTCAGCCAGGTCGGGGCCACCATCGGCGCCCAGGTCGCGCTCGGCGCCCGGCTGTTCGTGGTCGAGCCGCACGCCGAGGCCGAGGAAGAGGAGGCCGGCTGA
- a CDS encoding hydroxymethylglutaryl-CoA lyase → MRTPAVVPALPVSAAPMPDRVTIYEVGPRDGLQNEKSLVPTDVKAEFVRRLLAAGLPIVEATSFVHPKWVPQLADAAELMALLGPAGRDCPVLVPNERGLDRALELGVRHVAIFGSATETFAQKNLNRSLDEQFAMFEPTVRRARDAGLDVRAYVSMCFGDPWEGAVPIEQVVGVGKRLFDLGASQLSIGDTIGVGTAGHVTALVRAFDEVGLGTDRLALHFHDTFGQALANTYAALQAGITTFDASAGGLGGCPYAKSATGNLATEDLVWMLRGLGIETGVDLEEVAATSVWMAAHLGRPSPSAVVRALAPSAS, encoded by the coding sequence ATGCGCACCCCTGCCGTCGTACCCGCCCTCCCGGTGTCGGCCGCGCCGATGCCGGACCGCGTCACGATCTACGAGGTCGGCCCCCGCGACGGTCTCCAGAACGAGAAGTCGCTGGTCCCGACCGACGTCAAGGCGGAGTTCGTACGCCGGCTCCTCGCCGCCGGCCTGCCGATCGTCGAGGCGACCAGCTTCGTCCACCCCAAGTGGGTGCCCCAGCTCGCCGACGCCGCCGAGCTGATGGCTCTGCTCGGCCCGGCCGGGCGGGACTGCCCGGTGCTGGTGCCCAACGAGCGCGGCCTGGACCGGGCCCTCGAGCTGGGCGTCCGGCACGTCGCGATCTTCGGGTCGGCGACCGAGACCTTCGCGCAGAAGAACCTCAACCGCAGCCTGGACGAGCAGTTCGCGATGTTCGAACCGACCGTGCGCCGGGCCCGCGACGCCGGGCTGGACGTGCGGGCCTACGTCAGCATGTGCTTCGGCGACCCGTGGGAGGGCGCCGTACCGATCGAGCAGGTCGTCGGCGTCGGCAAGCGGCTCTTCGACCTCGGCGCCAGCCAGCTCAGCATCGGCGACACCATCGGCGTCGGCACCGCCGGCCACGTCACCGCCCTGGTCCGGGCCTTCGACGAGGTCGGCCTGGGCACCGACCGTCTCGCGCTGCACTTCCACGACACCTTCGGCCAGGCCCTCGCGAACACCTACGCGGCGCTCCAGGCCGGGATCACCACCTTCGACGCGAGCGCCGGCGGGCTGGGCGGGTGCCCCTACGCCAAGAGCGCCACCGGCAACCTCGCCACCGAGGACCTGGTGTGGATGCTGCGTGGCCTCGGCATCGAGACCGGCGTCGACCTGGAGGAGGTGGCCGCGACCAGCGTCTGGATGGCCGCCCACCTCGGCCGGCCCAGCCCCTCCGCCGTGGTCCGCGCCCTGGCGCCGTCCGCGTCCTGA
- a CDS encoding EcsC family protein, translating into MSAKGIGGGIGGRIVEKHLVPRVPQLAPDLTASFVREALDRAIHGAGPLPAAAAAADKQLREQHGDVKRAVREVIENHVRYAGAQGLLTGVGGVVTAAFAIPANITGLALIQARMVAGIAHLRGYDLEDARVRNAVLACMLGGDAVDRLVKERKLPAPPMAIATAPVHDPQLDRVLSAEVTSDLITRVAGKRLAITVARRTPVVGGAFGMGADGFATWRIGRYADRELRPRTRR; encoded by the coding sequence ATGAGCGCCAAGGGGATCGGTGGCGGGATCGGCGGGCGGATCGTCGAGAAGCACCTCGTGCCACGCGTGCCGCAGCTGGCGCCCGACCTGACCGCGTCGTTCGTCCGCGAGGCGCTGGATCGGGCGATCCACGGCGCCGGCCCGCTGCCCGCCGCGGCGGCTGCGGCCGACAAGCAGCTGCGCGAGCAGCACGGCGACGTCAAGCGGGCGGTCCGCGAGGTGATCGAGAACCACGTGCGGTACGCCGGTGCCCAGGGCCTGCTCACCGGGGTGGGCGGCGTGGTCACCGCCGCGTTCGCGATCCCGGCGAACATCACCGGTCTCGCGCTGATCCAGGCCCGGATGGTCGCGGGCATCGCGCACCTGCGCGGCTACGACCTCGAGGACGCCCGGGTCCGCAACGCGGTGCTGGCCTGCATGCTCGGCGGCGACGCCGTCGACCGGCTGGTCAAGGAGCGCAAGCTGCCGGCCCCGCCGATGGCGATCGCGACCGCGCCCGTGCACGACCCGCAGCTGGACCGGGTGCTCTCGGCCGAGGTCACCTCCGACCTGATCACCCGGGTCGCCGGCAAGCGGCTGGCGATCACCGTCGCCCGGCGCACCCCGGTGGTGGGCGGCGCGTTCGGCATGGGCGCCGACGGGTTCGCGACCTGGCGGATCGGGCGCTACGCCGACCGCGAGCTGCGCCCGCGCACCCGCCGGTAG
- the aat gene encoding leucyl/phenylalanyl-tRNA--protein transferase — protein sequence MPVEPPPSRWAFADPATDETDDLVAMGADLEPGTLLAAYRRGLFPMPSGRPGDPMAWFCPVRRGVVPLDGLRVSRSLRRATRDFEIRIDTAFDQVVAGCADPRRSGGWIDEEVGAAYAALHQLGWAHSVEAWRHGRLAGGLYGVAIGGLFAGESMFHRQRDASKVALVALVEALNDEWTADRLLDVQWLTPHLASLGAVEVPRPTYLRRLARALPLPLPEPFSSVAPTPGGWSMGAPAGPEPDGPPRRETDR from the coding sequence GTGCCCGTCGAACCCCCGCCGTCGCGCTGGGCGTTCGCCGACCCGGCGACTGACGAGACCGACGACCTGGTCGCCATGGGTGCCGACCTGGAGCCGGGCACCCTGCTCGCGGCGTACCGACGCGGGCTGTTCCCGATGCCGTCCGGGCGGCCGGGCGACCCGATGGCGTGGTTCTGCCCGGTGCGCCGCGGCGTCGTCCCGCTCGACGGGCTGCGGGTGTCGCGGTCCCTGCGCCGCGCGACCCGCGACTTCGAGATCCGCATCGACACGGCCTTCGACCAGGTGGTCGCGGGCTGCGCCGACCCGCGCCGCTCCGGCGGCTGGATCGACGAGGAGGTCGGAGCGGCGTACGCCGCGCTGCACCAGCTGGGCTGGGCGCACTCGGTCGAGGCCTGGCGCCACGGTCGGCTGGCCGGTGGGCTGTACGGCGTCGCCATCGGTGGGCTGTTCGCGGGTGAGTCGATGTTCCACCGGCAGCGGGACGCCTCGAAGGTCGCCCTGGTGGCGCTGGTCGAGGCGTTGAACGACGAGTGGACGGCCGACCGGCTGCTCGACGTGCAGTGGCTGACCCCTCACCTGGCCTCGCTCGGGGCGGTCGAGGTCCCGCGCCCGACGTACCTCCGCCGGCTCGCGCGAGCGCTCCCGCTGCCGCTCCCAGAGCCCTTTTCCTCTGTCGCGCCGACCCCCGGCGGGTGGAGCATGGGCGCACCGGCCGGGCCGGAGCCCGACGGACCACCGAGACGGGAGACGGACAGATGA
- a CDS encoding rhodanese-like domain-containing protein, with product MTQVPTVPIEGVPHPLPDGLVVLDVREPAEWEHGHIEGAVHIPLALLPLRHTELPEAQTLVVCRVGARSAQAVAWLQQQGHDAVNLAGGLLDWEAAGRPMVSDTGRPPQVV from the coding sequence ATGACCCAGGTCCCGACCGTCCCGATCGAGGGCGTGCCGCACCCGCTGCCCGACGGGCTGGTGGTGCTCGACGTCCGGGAGCCGGCGGAGTGGGAGCACGGCCACATCGAGGGCGCCGTGCACATCCCACTCGCGCTGTTGCCACTGCGCCACACCGAGCTCCCCGAGGCACAGACCCTCGTCGTGTGCCGGGTCGGCGCCCGATCCGCCCAGGCGGTGGCCTGGCTCCAGCAGCAGGGCCACGACGCGGTCAACCTGGCCGGTGGCCTCCTCGACTGGGAGGCGGCCGGGCGCCCGATGGTGAGCGACACCGGCCGGCCGCCCCAGGTCGTCTGA
- a CDS encoding Fpg/Nei family DNA glycosylase codes for MPELPEVEALALDLRGRLDGHAIAKIHVAAFSALKTFDPPLSALEGTLVDDVTRHGKFLDIEASGLHLVLHLARAGWVRWRDEVPTIPPKPSTKSTLAVRIVLDDQSGLDVTEAGTRKSLAMYVVRDPHDVPGIASLGPDPLTDEFTIDRLREILEREGRKQLKGVLRHQGTIAGIGNAYSDEILHAARMSPFKAAGTLTDDELQVLYDALRGTLGDAVGRSRGLAASELKGEKKSHLAVHGRAGQACPVCGDTVREVSFADSSLQYCPTCQTGGKPLADRRLSKLLK; via the coding sequence GTGCCCGAGCTGCCCGAGGTGGAAGCCCTGGCCCTCGACCTGCGGGGCCGGCTGGACGGCCATGCCATCGCGAAGATCCACGTCGCCGCGTTCAGCGCGCTCAAGACCTTCGACCCGCCGCTGTCCGCGCTCGAGGGGACCCTCGTCGACGACGTGACCCGGCACGGGAAGTTCCTCGACATCGAGGCCTCCGGCCTGCACCTGGTGCTGCACCTGGCGCGCGCCGGGTGGGTCCGTTGGCGCGACGAGGTCCCCACGATCCCGCCCAAGCCGAGCACGAAGTCCACCCTCGCGGTCCGCATCGTCCTCGACGACCAGTCCGGGCTCGACGTCACCGAGGCCGGCACCCGCAAGAGCCTGGCGATGTACGTCGTCCGTGACCCGCACGACGTCCCCGGCATCGCCAGCCTCGGGCCGGACCCGCTGACCGACGAGTTCACCATCGACCGGCTGCGCGAGATCCTCGAGCGCGAGGGCCGCAAGCAGCTCAAGGGCGTGCTGCGCCACCAGGGCACCATCGCCGGCATCGGCAACGCCTACTCCGACGAGATCCTGCACGCCGCCCGGATGTCGCCGTTCAAGGCGGCGGGCACGCTCACCGACGACGAGCTGCAGGTCCTGTACGACGCCCTCCGCGGCACCCTCGGCGACGCGGTCGGGCGCTCCCGCGGGCTGGCGGCGAGCGAGCTGAAGGGCGAGAAGAAGTCCCACCTCGCGGTGCACGGGCGCGCCGGGCAGGCCTGCCCGGTGTGCGGCGACACGGTCCGCGAGGTGTCCTTCGCCGACTCCAGCCTGCAGTACTGCCCGACCTGCCAGACCGGCGGCAAGCCGCTCGCCGACCGACGGCTCAGCAAGCTGCTGAAGTAG